One part of the Pannonibacter sp. XCT-53 genome encodes these proteins:
- a CDS encoding GntR family transcriptional regulator, protein MNGAEIYKRLVEAIEDRTLKPGDRLREAELAETFGVSRTPIREGLKRLEAQGLAVHEPNRGMVIPTLDHGQISEVYYMREVLEGTAARLAAQHASNAEIEILQDLVEADRQRIADEASLVRSNREFHRRLYLASHNRYLVSLIDHLRLSMILMAGTTLDTPERRETAVEEHAAIVRAIAGRDPEAAETLARRHIERAEKTRLKKT, encoded by the coding sequence ATGAACGGAGCAGAGATCTACAAGCGCCTGGTCGAGGCCATCGAGGACCGTACGCTGAAGCCGGGCGACCGGCTCCGCGAGGCGGAGCTTGCCGAAACCTTCGGCGTCAGCCGCACCCCCATCCGCGAGGGCCTCAAGCGGCTCGAGGCGCAGGGGCTTGCCGTGCACGAGCCGAACCGGGGGATGGTGATCCCGACCCTCGACCATGGCCAGATCTCCGAGGTCTACTACATGCGCGAGGTGCTGGAAGGCACGGCCGCCCGGCTGGCCGCCCAGCATGCCTCCAACGCCGAGATCGAGATCCTTCAGGATCTGGTCGAGGCCGACCGGCAGCGCATCGCCGACGAGGCCTCGCTGGTGCGCTCCAACCGCGAGTTTCACCGCCGGCTCTATCTGGCCTCGCACAACCGCTATCTCGTGAGCCTCATCGACCATCTGCGCCTGTCGATGATCCTGATGGCCGGCACCACGCTCGACACGCCCGAGCGGCGCGAGACGGCGGTCGAGGAACATGCCGCCATCGTCCGCGCCATTGCCGGGCGCGACCCGGAGGCCGCAGAGACGCTGGCGCGCCGTCACATCGAGCGGGCAGAGAAGACGCGCCTCAAGAAGACCTGA
- a CDS encoding anhydro-N-acetylmuramic acid kinase produces MKVLGTISGTSADGIDLALIETDGERLSGTGAAGIRPYRATTRAAILGAIAAGPSDRGTWPALADAITRDHATAIAEFLAGTGETPDLVVFHGQTVWHDPAAGETVQLGDPQGLADTLGLPVIGDLRQADVAAGGQGAPLVPVYHQALAAGLGQPLCFLNIGGVSNLTYIDGDTVVAFDVGPGNALLDDFIRRAGVDDFDRDGRWSRGGHVDVARLVVALSHPYFTRAAPKSLDRNAFSLKWVEGMSLLDGAATLAAITAEAVARAVALLPREPRRWIVCGGGRRNPTIMAELAQRLAGVVETSDDHGLDGDALEAQAMAFLGARFMAGLPTSFPTTTGAREPVIGGRLYRPR; encoded by the coding sequence ATGAAGGTTCTGGGGACGATCAGCGGCACGTCGGCCGACGGCATCGATCTGGCCCTGATCGAGACCGACGGCGAGCGGCTGTCGGGGACCGGAGCAGCCGGCATCCGCCCCTACCGCGCCACCACCCGCGCGGCCATTCTCGGGGCGATTGCCGCGGGTCCGTCGGATCGCGGCACCTGGCCGGCACTGGCCGACGCGATCACCCGCGACCATGCCACCGCGATTGCGGAATTTCTCGCCGGGACGGGCGAGACCCCCGATCTCGTCGTGTTTCATGGCCAGACCGTCTGGCATGATCCGGCGGCGGGCGAGACCGTGCAGCTGGGCGATCCCCAGGGTCTGGCCGACACGCTCGGCCTGCCGGTGATCGGTGACCTGCGCCAGGCGGATGTGGCGGCCGGCGGGCAGGGGGCGCCGCTCGTGCCGGTCTATCACCAGGCGCTGGCCGCCGGGCTCGGCCAGCCGCTGTGCTTCCTCAACATCGGCGGCGTCTCCAATCTCACCTACATCGACGGCGACACCGTGGTCGCCTTCGACGTCGGTCCGGGCAACGCGCTGCTCGACGACTTCATCCGCCGCGCCGGCGTCGACGACTTCGACCGGGACGGTCGCTGGTCACGGGGCGGGCATGTCGATGTGGCCCGCCTGGTCGTGGCCCTGAGCCATCCCTATTTCACCCGGGCCGCTCCCAAGTCGCTTGACCGCAACGCCTTTTCGCTGAAATGGGTCGAGGGCATGAGCCTTCTCGACGGGGCGGCGACGCTGGCCGCCATCACCGCCGAGGCCGTGGCCCGGGCCGTGGCGCTCCTGCCCCGCGAACCGCGCCGCTGGATCGTCTGTGGCGGCGGACGGCGCAATCCGACGATCATGGCCGAGCTGGCGCAGCGCCTCGCCGGTGTCGTCGAGACCTCCGACGACCACGGTCTCGACGGCGATGCCCTGGAGGCCCAGGCCATGGCCTTTCTGGGCGCCCGCTTCATGGCGGGCCTGCCCACCAGCTTTCCCACGACCACCGGTGCCCGGGAGCCGGTCATCGGCGGGCGGCTCTACCGGCCGCGCTGA